A single region of the Maylandia zebra isolate NMK-2024a linkage group LG17, Mzebra_GT3a, whole genome shotgun sequence genome encodes:
- the LOC112432709 gene encoding uncharacterized protein LOC112432709 isoform X2 has product MPLSLSASGGTAVMLKFTRLNDMIDRIKRLYRMFSIAPSCTYELQPIEFHSENAADQRDADENRQTATTVPAPALNEPEFETPKSTEQTQNTVADTLATEVMSSRVDYSNEPAAELNNRPSDYLEIETSASSVRDTQVTSDSVPQNDSNSASSSTKITEELSDKLLKYSKHERQKMRRRLLTQQKLPQRKENQKTKERQMYRFDESFKTKKKNSTKKCNDPDHRQKKSMYKNELYKLNATYKEKQREHFRKMYRESAKIRERKRECVIRTYKDNPLFREKQKERVTRTYRESPIFREKQKERVTRTYRESPIFREKQKERVTRTYRESPIFREKQKERIRRIYRTCAGFREKHKAYMRSYVYNLYKKSEDFKQKKRSYMTKRYGEEKQFQQQHKDNMRERMRVKYWNGFSFRQMHNIRCAMNIKRKYRQMHRPAESLQCHPENTLMNEAISRFRSNIKSAPSYVCTVCLKASFPNQVKICKRENYSKHQTVAHQCLTGKFVHVCDEACNDHCSFPVERKKEYICHTCHSSLKSGCMPRLAAVNGLELQDIPAELCDLNILERHLIAKCIPFAKIIPLPKGRQRLIRGNVVCVPSEVQQTVDSLPRIRSQSQIMRVKLKRRLCYKGHQLFQTVTWSKLIQALRKLKQIHPQYTDIVIRDDALLCDPTLPDDDSSDEASMASDDYNEADLMEIDNYEKDALLCESESQSDQDINMQSCDEQPEEQNPDEPESDLNNGGFALESCLQPVDISEEILCFTDNTYCVAPAERNNPVSFFRTPHLEAMAFPVQFPTGQNTLDEKRRLKLTPSAYFKSRLFNIDARFAKDTNYLFFSQFVTEIHLANSSMTIQLRKGKTMTKDGRKITSGMLQSKTEVEKLVRNKDAIRFMQPLRGTPAYWQKTTRDLFSMVRQIGTPQFFVTFSAAEMRWPEVIQAIKRQQGEEVDFEALDWSEKCEILRSNPVTTMRMFDKRVEALFRDLLFSPAQPLGEIIDYFYRVEFQHRGSPHIHMLLWIREKVEADVDDDQTVCDFVDRYISAQLPDPEKQPELHKKVTELQKHSKNHTKTCFKSVNSGCRFGFPKPPATRTMIVRQDEDSDTEAAKAKLRPLLNLLKEPEAASLTIEQILSRCNLTMNEYEQCLQDINKKTALILKRDPNECWINNYNPDLLEAWNSNLDVSFILNAYSCIEYLCKYITKKESGLSEYLKTVIDNSDKNTVNECDEMRAVMQAYSKKREISAQECVTRVCGLKMKKCSRSVVFVPTDDNPVKMSRPMSFLESTTHDSCNIWMTSLSDKYKCRPETPEYEEMSLADFAALCRLVSGPNEGKDVLPLLNQLGFVQRRKNDKPAIIRYYHCSQEKDPEQYYGRLLRLYLPHRSEQELKPQGFQTYQSFYNSGFVRLPCSDHSESVKRVVKRNKDKYEKNSEDIESALEEFEQNRDVVIDEWCNLAPESEVVRLQCDENLPERHSDDENEQENVPDYSRQSDAVTKIRAVREQPAVDPAVVRVMYQNLNQKQACVFYAIRDWCIQRVCGLNPDPFFFYINGGAGTGKSHLIKCIHSEASKILSRLPANAEEADISNPTVLLTSFTGTAAFSISGSTLHSLLKLPRSLKPPIQGLGNQLDEVRSELMNAEIIVIDEISMVSKPLFAYVDARLKQIKGTQRPFGGMSVLAVGDFYQLPPVRQSKPLCVYDPEQIDLWQEHFQMITLTEIMRQKDDVAFAEMLNRIRVKEKTDELSQCDRDLLSQAVTAPEECPTEVLHIYATNKNVESHNTDTLKKLHSNIIIINADDFQKDKCTGRMERRDKPFTGGRNDLPDTLNVAEGARVMLTRNLDTLNGLVNGAFGILVKVVRSENDGHIIKLGLRMDNRQPMRHNRSANAASDDLVYIERAEESLKFKGAVRRQFPVKLAFACTIHKTQGLTTQTAVVSMKNIFEPGMAYVALSRVTSLSGLYLQDLDEKKIYANPEVTAALQTMRQASVEEMMPLLQVRETASRLDTLTLIHHNTEGLPSHISDIKSHHEMCLADVLCLTESHLQGSFVADSLHLDGYTMFKRNRHVSYTNFPHMASRSGGGVVVYLRNHFQVQTP; this is encoded by the exons ATGCCATTGTCGCTAAGTGCAAGTGGTGGAACTGCAGTTATGTTGAAGTTCACACGTCTTAATGACATGATTGACAGGATCAAACGTTTGTACAGAATGTTCAGCATCGCACCAAGCTGCACTTATGAGCTACAGCCCATcgagtttcacagtgaaaacGCTGCTGACCAAAGAGATGCTgatgaaaacagacaaacagctaCAACTGTTCCAGCACCAGCTTTAAATGAACCTGAATTTGAAACTCCAAAGTCCACTGAGCAGACACAGAACACTGTGGCCGACACTTTAGCTACTGAAGTGATGTCATCCAGAGTGGATTATTCAAATGAGCCAGCTGCTGAGCTGAACAATCGTCCTTCTGATTATTTAGAAATAGAAACCTCTGCATCTTCTGTAAGAGACACTCAGGTAACATCAGATTCTGTTCCTCAGAATGATTCAAACAGTGCCTCCAGTTCAACTAAGATAACAGAGGAACTCTCAGATAAACTGCTGAAATATAGTAAACATGAAAGGCAAAAAATGAGGAGAAGATTATTGACCCAACAAAAGCTACCACAGAGAAAGGAAAATCAGAAGACGAAAGAAAGGCAGATGTACAGGTTTGATGAAAGCttcaagacaaagaaaaaaaactcaactAAGAAGTGTAATGATCCTgatcacagacagaaaaagagcATGTACAAAAATGAATTGTATAAATTAAATGCTACCTATAAGGAGAAACAGAGAGAACATTTTAGAAAGATGTATAGGGAAAGTGCTAAaattagagagagaaaaagagaatgtGTCATAAGGACATATAAAGACAATCCCCTattcagagaaaagcagaaggaacGTGTAACAAGAACATATAGAGAGTCTCCCATattcagagaaaagcagaaggaacGTGTAACAAGAACATATAGAGAGTCTCCCATattcagagaaaagcagaaggaacGTGTAACAAGAACATATAGAGAGTCTCCCATattcagagaaaagcagaaagagCGTATAAGAAGAATATACAGAACTTGTGCTGGATTCAGAGAGAAACATAAAGCTTACATGAGGTCATATGTATATAACCTATATAAAAAAAGCGAagattttaaacagaaaaaacgATCTTATATGACAAAGCGGtatggagaagaaaaacaatttcAGCAACAACACAAGGACAATATGAGAGAACGAATGAGAGTAAAATATTGGAACGGTTTTTCTTTCAGACAGATGCATAATATCAGATGTGCAATGAATATAAAACGGAAATATCGCCAGATGCATCGACCAGCTGAGAGTTTACAGTGTCATCCAGAGAACACTTTAATGAATGAGGCCATATCTCGTTTCAGATCAAACATTAAGTCAGCACCATCTTATGTTTGTACTGTTTGTCTAAAAGCTTCTTTTCCTAATCAGGTGAAAATCTGCAAAAGAGAAAATTACTCAAAACACCAGACTGTAGCTCATCAGTGCCTAACTGGTAAATTTGTTCATGTGTGTGATGAAGCATGTAATGATCACTGCAGCTttcctgttgagagaaaaaaagagtataTCTGTCACACATGTCACAGTTCCCTCAAAAGTGGATGCATGCCCAGGCTTGCTGCTGTTAATGGTTTAGAACTGCAGGATATTCCAGCTGAACTTTGTGATCTCAACATTCTGGAGAGACATCTGATTGCCAAATGCATACCATTTGCTAAGATTATTCCTCTTCCAAAGGGGAGACAGAGACTCATACGTGGTAATGTGGTGTGTGTACCATCTGAGGTCCAACAAACAGTTGACAGTTTACCGAGGATCAGAAGCCAATCACAGATCATGAGGGTGAAATTGAAAAGACGACTGTGCTACAAAGGCCATCAGCTGTTCCAGACTGTCACCTGGTCTAAACTCATTCAAGCTCTGCGTAAACTGAAACAAATTCATCCACAGTACACAGATATTGTTATCAGAGATGATGCATTGCTTTGTGATCCAACGTTACCTGATGATGACAGCAGTGATGAAGCCAGCATGGCAAGTGATGATTATAATGAAGcagatttaatggaaattgacaACTATGAAAAAGATGCCCTTTTGTGCGAAAGTGAGTCTCAAAGTGACCAAGATATTAATATGCAATCCTGTGATGAACAACCAGAGGAACAAAATCCAGATGAACCAGAAAGTGATTTGAACAATGGAGGTTTTGCTCTAGAAAGTTGTCTGCAGCCTGTAGACATTTCAGAAGAGATTCTCTGTTTCACTGATAACACATATTGTGTGGCTCCTGCAGAAAGAAACAATCCTGTTAGCTTCTTCAGAACTCCTCATTTGGAAGCCATGGCATTTCCTGTGCAGTTTCCTACTGGTCAGAATACACTGGATGAAAAGAGACGTCTCAAGCTCACACCAAGTGCTTACTTCAAGTCAAGGCTTTTCAACATTGATGCAAGATTTGCTAAAGACACAAATTACCTGTTTTTCTCACAGTTtgtcactgaaatacatttggcTAATTCCAGCATGACAATACAGCTAAGGAAAGGTAAAACTATGACCAAAGATGGACGCAAAATCACATCAGGAATGTTACAAAGTAAGACAGAAGTAGAGAAGCTGGTAAGAAATAAAGATGCAATCAGATTTATGCAGCCACTCAGAGGAACTCCAGCTTACTGGCAGAAAACTACCAGAGATCTATTCAGCATGGTTCGCCAAATAGGAACACCTCAGTTCTTTGtcactttctctgctgctgaGATGAGATGGCCTGAAGTGATTCAAGCAATAAAGAGACAGCAAGGTGAAGAGGTTGATTTTGAAGCCCTGGACTGGtcagaaaagtgtgaaattcTAAGATCAAATCCAGTAACCACCATGCGAATGTTTGATAAACGTGTTGAGGCTTTGTTCAGAGATTTGCTTTTTTCTCCTGCACAGCCCCTTGGTGAGATCATTGAttacttttacagagttgagttCCAGCACAGAGGTAGTCCACATATACACATGTTGCTGTGGATTCGAGAAAAGGTAGAAGCAGATGTGGATGATGACCAAACTGTCTGTGACTTTGTGGACAGATACATCTCAGCTCAACTCCCTGATCCAGAAAAACAACCTGAACTGCACAAAAAAGTCACTGAGCTACAAAAGCACAGcaaaaaccacacaaagacATGCTTTAAGAGTGTGAACTCTGGTTGTAGATTTGGGTTTCCCAAACCACCAGCCACAAGAACAATGATTGTGAGACAGGATGAGGATTCAGACACTGAAGCTGCAAAAGCCAAACTCAGACCTTTGTTGAACCTGCTGAAGGAACCTGAAGCTGCTTCCCTCACCATAGAGCAGATTCTGTCACGATGCAACTTGACAATGAATGAGTATGAACAATGCCTCCAAGacataaacaagaaaacagctcTGATTCTGAAACGTGACCCAAATGAGTGTTGGATCAACAATTACAACCCAGACctgcttgaagcctggaacTCTAATTTAGATGTCTCATTCATTTTGAATGCCTATTCATGTATAGAATACCTCTGTAAATATATAACAAAGAAAGAATCTGGCCTCTCTGAATACCTGAAGACAGTTATTGACAACTCTGATAAGAACACCGTCAATGAATGTGATGAAATGAGAGCTGTGATGCAAGCTTactcaaaaaagagagaaatcagCGCACAGGAGTGTGTGACTCGAGTCTGTGgcctaaaaatgaaaaaatgttccCGCAGTGTTGTATTTGTACCAACAGATGATAACCCAGTAAAAATGAGTCGGCCCATGAGCTTCCTGGAAAGCACAACACACGACAGTTGTAATATTTGGATGACAAGTTTGAGTGATAAATACAAATGCAGACCTGAGACCCCAGAATATGAGGAAATGTCACTGGCTGATTTTGCTGCCTTGTGCAGGTTGGTGAGTGGTCCAAATGAAGGAAAAGATGTGCTTCCTCTTCTAAACCAGCTTGGATTTGTACAAAGGCGAAAGAATGATAAACCAGCTATAATCAGATATTACCACTGTTCACAGGAAAAAGATCCTGAGCAATATTATGGTCGACTGTTGAGACTTTACCTTCCACACAGATCAGAGCAGGAACTGAAACCACAAGGGTTCCAAACCTATCAGTCCTTCTACAACTCAGGTTTTGTACGACTTCCATGTTCAGACCACAGTGAGTCTGTGAAAAGGGTtgtgaaaagaaataaagacaagTATGAGAAGAACTCTGAGGATATTGAGAGTGCACTGGAAGAGTTTGAACAAAATAGGGATGTTGTGATTGATGAATGGTGTAATCTTGCTCCTGAATCTGAAGTTGTGAGGCTGCAATGCGATGAGAATCTTCCTGAGAGACATTCTGATGATGAGAACGAACAGGAGAATGTTCCCGACTACAGTCGTCAGTCTGATGCTGTAACAAAGATCAGAGCCGTCAGAGAACAACCTGCAGTAGATCCAGCCGTGGTACGTGTAATGTATCAGAATCTgaaccagaagcaggcctgcgTGTTCTATGCCATAAGAGACTGGTGTATTCAGCGAGTTTGTGGTTTGAACCCAGATCCATTTTTCTTCTATATCAATGGTGGTGCAGGAACTGGAAAGTCACATCTGATTAAGTGTATTCATTCTGAAGCATCAAAGATCCTGAGCAGACTGCCTGCTAATGCAGAAGAAGCTGACATATCAAATCCAACTGTTTTACTGACTTCATTTACCGGTACAGCAGCTTTTTCTATCAGTGGCTCTACGTTACATTCTCTACTGAAACTACCCAGGAGTCTGAAACCACCCATTCAAGGACTTGGTAACCAACTGGATGAAGTCAGATCTGAGCTGATGAATGCTGAAATTATTGTTATTGATGAGATTTCAATGGTTTCAAAACCCCTTTTTGCTTATGTGGATGCAAGACTGAAACAAATCAAAGGCACTCAGAGACCTTTTGGTGGAATGTCAGTTTTAGCTGTTGGAGATTTTTACCAGCTGCCACCAGTGCGACAGTCTAAACCTCTCTGTGTTTACGATCCAGAACAGATTGACCTATGGCAggagcattttcagatgatcactctAACCGAGATCATgcgtcagaaagatgatgtggcctttgcagagatgctgaacaggattagagtcaaagaaaagacagaTGAGCTTTCTCAGTGCGACAGAGATTTGTTGTCACAGGCTGTGACTGCACCAGAAGAATGTCCAACTGAGGTCTTACACATTTATGCCACCAACAAGAATGTGGAATCCCACAACACAGATACCCTGAAGAAGCTTCATTCAAACATCATAATCATCAATGCAGACGATTTCCAGAAGGATAAATGTACAGGCAGAATGGAACGAAGAGACAAACCATTTACAGGTGGGAGAAATGATTTACCTGACACTCTGAATGTTGCTGAAGGAGCTCGAGTCATGCTGACCAGAAACTTGGACACACTAAACGGTTTAGTCAACGGTGCTTTTGGTATACTGGTAAAGGTGGtgagatctgaaaatgatggacACATAATTAAACTGGGGCTCAGGATGGACAACCGGCAGCCTATGAGACACAACCGCAGTGCTAATGCAGCATCTGATGATCTTGTTtacattgagagagcagaggagagtctGAAGTTTAAAGGAGCGGTACGCAGACAGTTTCCTGTAAAGCTAGCATTCGCTTGCACAATTCACAAAACTCAGGGTCTTACAACACAGACAGCTGTAGTTTCAATGAAGAACATTTTTGAACCAGGTATGGCTTACGTTGCTCTCAGCAGGGTGACGTCTCTCAGTGGACTCTATTTGCAGGACTTGGATGAGAAAAAGATTTACGCCAATCCCGAGGTAACTGCAGCGCTCCAAACCATGAGACAAGCCAGTGTTGAGGAAATGATGCCTCTTCTTCAGGTCAGAGAAACAGCCAGCAGACTTGACACTCTTACACTGATCCATCACAATACGGAGGGTTTGCCATCTCACATCAGTGACATCAAGAGTCATCATGAAATGTGTttagcagatgttttgtgtctCACTGAGTCTCACCTTCAAGGCTCCTTTGTTGCAGACAGTCTTCATTTGGACGGCTACACCATGTTCAAACGCAACAGACATGtgtcctacacaaactttccTCACATGGCCAGCAGAAGTGGTGGGGGAGTTGTTGTGTATTTGAGGAATCATTTTCAGGTTCAG ACCCCCTGA